Proteins encoded by one window of Haloarcula pelagica:
- a CDS encoding GTP cyclohydrolase IIa — MTERPDPVVQFSLVQLDDYGPWTVTPEPRPEPALQALQSRLYADLADFVGSREGYVFPGRYDNLLAVTNHVTPDEHRRFQERVRNRYPVTASVGIGTGETPIDALGAASDALQDTGSAQDADRTEQLAVARGGTPTGPITVAHFDVVDATGRYTDDEHAFDTERRIRRAALALGDELRPHGGVTAFVGGDNAISVCPALPMDTYDDVLAAVREATGVEMRVGVGTGGTAQVAGQGAKEALESGRATGEWVTTAADANADD; from the coding sequence GTGACAGAGCGTCCAGACCCCGTCGTACAGTTCTCGCTCGTGCAGTTGGACGACTACGGGCCGTGGACCGTGACACCGGAGCCACGCCCCGAGCCCGCGTTGCAGGCGTTGCAGTCCCGCCTCTATGCCGACCTCGCCGACTTCGTCGGCAGCCGCGAGGGCTACGTGTTCCCGGGCAGGTACGACAACCTGCTCGCCGTGACCAACCACGTCACGCCCGATGAACACCGGCGGTTCCAGGAACGTGTGCGGAACCGCTACCCCGTGACGGCGAGCGTCGGGATCGGGACGGGGGAGACGCCGATCGACGCGCTCGGCGCCGCGAGCGACGCCTTGCAGGACACCGGGAGCGCACAGGACGCCGACCGGACCGAGCAACTGGCGGTCGCCAGGGGGGGCACGCCGACCGGTCCGATCACCGTCGCACACTTCGATGTCGTCGACGCGACCGGCCGCTACACGGACGACGAACACGCCTTCGACACCGAGCGCCGGATCCGCCGGGCGGCGCTCGCACTCGGGGACGAACTCCGTCCCCACGGCGGCGTCACGGCCTTCGTCGGCGGCGACAACGCTATCTCGGTCTGTCCGGCCCTCCCGATGGACACCTACGACGACGTGCTCGCGGCCGTCCGGGAGGCGACCGGCGTCGAGATGCGCGTCGGCGTCGGGACCGGTGGGACGGCACAGGTGGCCGGTCAGGGGGCAAAGGAAGCGCTCGAAAGCGGCCGGGCGACGGGCGAGTGGGTGACGACCGCGGCCGACGCAAACGCCGATGACTGA
- a CDS encoding zinc-dependent alcohol dehydrogenase has translation MTDTARTLYFDRPGSVSVRERRRPAPDADEVLVETTVSGVSPGTELLVYNGEVPEEMAVDETIDTFEGTFEYPITYGYAAVGRVVETGAEIDPSWRGRTVFAFNPHESHFCAPPDALYEVPAGMEPATATLFPTAETAVNFVLDGAPRVGERAVVFGAGPIGLATTAVLSSFPLSSLTVVDPVEARRDLASALGATETATPEGIEETTGPAGPGPAGFDLAVEASGNPVALDAAIEQVGYDGRVVVGSWYGTKPAELDLGGHFHRGRVDLLSSQVSTLSPELRGRWSKARRMDRAVETVRHHDLDRLISHRIPFADAPIAYEMLAAERDVLSTVFTYGEQGN, from the coding sequence ATGACTGACACCGCCCGGACACTCTACTTCGACCGCCCCGGCTCCGTCAGCGTCCGCGAGCGGCGCCGACCGGCCCCCGACGCCGACGAGGTACTGGTCGAGACGACCGTCTCTGGGGTGAGTCCCGGCACCGAACTCCTTGTGTACAACGGCGAGGTCCCCGAGGAGATGGCCGTCGACGAGACGATAGATACCTTCGAAGGTACTTTCGAGTACCCGATCACGTACGGCTACGCTGCCGTCGGACGTGTCGTCGAAACCGGAGCCGAGATCGACCCGTCGTGGCGGGGACGGACCGTCTTCGCGTTTAACCCCCACGAGAGCCACTTCTGTGCCCCGCCCGACGCCCTCTACGAGGTCCCGGCGGGGATGGAGCCGGCGACCGCGACGCTGTTCCCGACGGCCGAGACGGCCGTGAACTTCGTCCTCGACGGTGCTCCACGCGTCGGCGAGCGCGCCGTCGTCTTCGGTGCCGGCCCCATCGGGCTCGCGACGACTGCGGTCCTGTCGTCGTTCCCGCTTTCCTCCCTGACCGTCGTCGACCCCGTGGAGGCGCGCCGCGACCTCGCGTCGGCGCTGGGTGCGACCGAGACCGCCACGCCGGAGGGGATCGAGGAGACGACCGGTCCCGCGGGACCGGGTCCTGCGGGGTTCGATCTCGCGGTCGAGGCGTCGGGCAACCCCGTGGCGCTCGACGCGGCCATCGAACAGGTGGGGTACGACGGCCGCGTCGTCGTCGGCTCCTGGTACGGAACGAAACCGGCGGAACTGGACCTCGGCGGTCACTTCCACCGCGGCCGCGTCGACCTGCTGTCGAGCCAGGTGAGCACGCTCTCGCCGGAGCTGCGGGGCCGCTGGAGCAAAGCCCGCCGGATGGATCGGGCCGTCGAGACCGTGCGACACCACGACCTCGATCGGTTGATCTCCCACCGGATCCCGTTCGCGGACGCACCGATCGCCTACGAGATGCTGGCCGCCGAACGGGACGTGTTGAGTACCGTCTTCACCTACGGCGAACAGGGGAATTAA
- a CDS encoding 6-pyruvoyl trahydropterin synthase family protein: MYELSVSRDFVAQHFLTVPDPGPEGEVHSHHYEADVRFAGPELGQYGYLLDIDDVEAVLDGLADRYRDELLNDIPAFEGNPSVERFARVFADEVAARLDTTTPERLTVRMWEDDVAWASYERSL, from the coding sequence ATGTACGAACTGTCCGTCTCCCGCGATTTCGTGGCCCAGCACTTCCTGACGGTGCCGGACCCCGGGCCGGAGGGGGAAGTCCACAGCCACCACTACGAGGCCGACGTGCGCTTCGCCGGCCCGGAACTGGGTCAGTACGGCTACCTCCTCGACATCGACGACGTTGAGGCGGTCCTCGACGGCCTCGCCGACCGGTACCGGGACGAACTGCTGAACGATATCCCTGCCTTCGAAGGCAACCCGAGCGTCGAGCGGTTCGCACGCGTGTTCGCCGACGAGGTCGCCGCCCGCCTCGACACCACGACACCGGAACGGCTCACGGTCCGGATGTGGGAGGACGACGTGGCCTGGGCCAGCTACGAACGGTCGCTGTGA
- a CDS encoding class I SAM-dependent methyltransferase, which translates to MDHAQARYLEAKRTVDERALDRLVRDELLDRLPPSPSVVEFAAGTGVTVPRLLEWGVEPSSYVGIEQDADLVDYACETRALDLDERGYPVTGTDEGFSVGADEAVDVRFVAGDATAVADGDADLVVAQAFADLVDHGTLLDALDRAVGDDGLAYLPITFDGGTLFQPDHPADDRIERAYHDSIAERPGRDPRTGRHLLDRFRTATGELLAVGGSDWIVRPRDDGYPADERYFLSCLLDFVADALDGRSVDGTGDWLSSRRQQLADGKLTYVAHQYDLLYAP; encoded by the coding sequence ATGGACCACGCACAGGCCCGCTATCTCGAAGCCAAGCGGACCGTCGACGAGCGCGCGCTCGACCGGCTGGTCCGGGACGAACTGCTCGACCGGCTCCCGCCTTCACCGTCGGTCGTGGAGTTCGCTGCCGGGACCGGCGTGACGGTCCCGCGCCTGCTGGAGTGGGGCGTCGAGCCGTCCTCCTACGTCGGTATCGAGCAGGACGCCGACCTCGTCGACTACGCCTGCGAGACCCGCGCCCTGGACCTCGACGAGCGCGGCTATCCGGTCACAGGGACCGACGAGGGGTTCTCGGTCGGAGCCGACGAAGCCGTCGACGTGCGGTTCGTCGCCGGCGACGCGACCGCCGTCGCGGACGGGGACGCCGACCTCGTGGTCGCCCAGGCGTTCGCCGACCTTGTCGACCACGGAACCCTGCTGGACGCGCTCGACCGCGCCGTCGGGGACGACGGGCTGGCCTATCTCCCGATCACTTTCGACGGCGGGACGCTGTTCCAGCCCGACCACCCCGCCGACGACCGGATCGAGCGGGCGTATCACGACAGTATCGCCGAGCGGCCGGGCCGGGACCCACGGACCGGTCGCCACCTGCTGGACCGGTTCCGAACGGCGACGGGGGAGTTACTCGCCGTCGGGGGTTCGGACTGGATCGTTCGCCCCCGCGACGACGGCTACCCGGCCGACGAGCGGTACTTCCTGAGCTGTCTCCTCGATTTCGTCGCCGACGCTCTCGACGGGCGCTCCGTCGACGGAACCGGAGACTGGCTCTCGAGCCGCCGACAGCAACTCGCCGACGGGAAGCTCACGTACGTCGCTCACCAGTACGACCTGCTGTACGCACCGTAG
- a CDS encoding PAS domain-containing protein, whose protein sequence is MGETERAEDPARRTLDRVVDPVIGFDADLRCSYVNRASAVAAVDETDLRGTPLGELFLTPAGVEAVRTAAETGQPQTFQWHREETATEYTARVHPGPDGVSVVFTPTSAAVPDESDVEPAPSGDGNAEHGYTETDRTKQRLERNQRRFEAVLNDPQLLVGIVEPDGTTDHVNEAALARVDADREAVEGEPFPETPWWNHDEDLVEDVTEWLDRAAEGEYVEFDAVHPGQDDGEVVVTGTVRPVVDDTGEVESLIVSARDITERRSREVQLEEAEQRLDAIVQNTSEAIFIKEATGEYRFINEVGADVFGLEPEAVVGKTDEELFEAPSAAAIRRDDSAVMAAGTPSTMEVVRYVDGEKHVFIDNKFPYRDETGEVVGLMGVSRDITERKDREQELEATKNTLAAVVESAPNPIVMLDSDHRVTLWNESATQVFGWTADAVVGEPAPFVPEQRRPQFERILDSVDEQGTIHSTETVCRANDGDRIDVSLSLTTVETSEGTEYLAILEDIRERKSYQRAIEALHDATRDLIDADSRREAAERTVDAANELLGFEAPTVWVPTESHDGLELAAHSDTLAPHLPDDPVTHDRGDWLWELYEQEEIEILDTLQRDEIAPNRPLGSAIFVPLGSYGILSCAALEQRTITDDQRYLAETLGQNATTVLESLDRKATLKDQRNDLEMLDQMVRHDIRNDLQAVFGYADALKPRVDEGTQETLDRILANTESAVELTRSARELAEVMLQDDATADPIPLRRTLRGQLDNVQRAHSNVEVSIEESIPGIHVRANEMLPSVFRNLLTNAVQHNDKETVEIDVAATERSDSVVVEVADNGTGIDETRKDTITDEGETGLDSTGTGIGLYLVQTLLDTYGGDLRIDDNEPEGSVFTVELPKAESATP, encoded by the coding sequence ATGGGTGAGACAGAGCGTGCGGAGGACCCAGCGCGTCGTACGCTCGATCGAGTGGTGGACCCGGTGATCGGATTCGACGCCGATCTACGGTGTTCGTACGTGAACAGGGCGTCGGCGGTCGCGGCTGTCGACGAGACCGATCTCCGGGGGACGCCCCTCGGAGAGCTGTTCCTCACGCCCGCGGGTGTCGAGGCGGTCAGAACGGCCGCCGAGACCGGGCAGCCTCAGACCTTCCAGTGGCACCGCGAGGAGACCGCGACGGAGTACACCGCTCGGGTCCACCCCGGTCCCGACGGCGTCTCCGTCGTCTTCACGCCAACCTCGGCCGCCGTTCCCGACGAGAGCGACGTGGAACCGGCACCATCCGGGGACGGGAACGCCGAGCACGGTTACACGGAGACGGATCGGACGAAACAGCGACTCGAACGGAACCAGCGCCGGTTCGAGGCGGTGTTGAACGACCCGCAGTTGCTGGTCGGGATCGTCGAGCCCGACGGGACGACCGACCACGTCAACGAGGCGGCGCTGGCGCGGGTCGACGCCGACCGCGAGGCGGTCGAGGGCGAACCGTTCCCCGAGACGCCGTGGTGGAACCACGACGAGGACCTCGTCGAGGACGTGACCGAATGGCTCGACCGGGCTGCCGAAGGGGAGTACGTCGAGTTCGACGCGGTCCATCCGGGACAGGACGACGGCGAGGTGGTCGTCACCGGCACCGTCAGACCGGTCGTCGACGACACCGGCGAGGTGGAGTCGCTGATCGTCTCGGCGCGTGACATCACCGAACGGCGCTCTCGGGAGGTGCAACTGGAAGAGGCAGAGCAACGGCTCGACGCGATCGTCCAGAACACGTCCGAGGCAATCTTCATCAAGGAGGCGACGGGCGAGTACCGGTTCATCAACGAGGTCGGTGCGGACGTGTTCGGGTTAGAGCCGGAGGCGGTCGTCGGGAAGACCGACGAAGAGCTGTTCGAGGCGCCAAGCGCCGCCGCCATCAGGCGGGACGACAGCGCGGTGATGGCGGCCGGCACGCCGTCGACGATGGAGGTGGTCCGGTACGTCGACGGCGAGAAACACGTCTTCATCGACAACAAGTTCCCCTACCGGGACGAGACGGGCGAGGTGGTCGGACTGATGGGTGTCAGCCGCGACATCACCGAGCGGAAGGACCGCGAGCAGGAACTCGAAGCGACGAAGAACACGCTCGCGGCCGTCGTCGAGTCGGCGCCGAACCCGATCGTCATGCTCGACAGCGACCACCGCGTGACGCTGTGGAACGAGAGCGCGACACAGGTGTTCGGCTGGACCGCGGACGCGGTCGTCGGTGAACCCGCGCCGTTCGTCCCGGAGCAGCGCCGCCCACAGTTCGAGCGGATACTCGATTCGGTCGACGAGCAGGGGACGATCCACTCGACGGAGACGGTCTGTCGAGCGAACGACGGCGACCGGATCGATGTCAGCCTCTCGCTGACCACTGTCGAGACAAGCGAGGGGACGGAGTATCTGGCGATCCTCGAAGACATCAGAGAGCGAAAGAGCTACCAGCGAGCGATCGAGGCGCTCCACGACGCCACGCGGGACCTCATCGACGCCGACTCCAGACGCGAAGCCGCCGAGCGAACCGTCGACGCGGCGAACGAACTGCTCGGGTTCGAGGCCCCGACCGTCTGGGTCCCGACCGAGAGTCACGACGGTCTCGAACTGGCGGCCCACTCCGATACACTGGCACCCCACCTCCCCGACGACCCCGTGACACACGATCGCGGCGACTGGCTCTGGGAGCTCTACGAACAGGAGGAAATCGAGATCCTGGACACTCTTCAACGGGACGAGATCGCGCCCAACAGACCGCTCGGATCGGCGATCTTCGTCCCGCTTGGATCGTACGGGATTCTGTCGTGTGCAGCGCTCGAACAGCGCACGATCACCGACGATCAGCGGTATCTCGCCGAGACGCTCGGGCAGAACGCGACGACGGTCCTAGAGAGTCTCGACCGCAAAGCGACGCTCAAAGACCAGCGCAACGACCTCGAAATGCTGGACCAGATGGTCCGCCACGACATCCGCAACGACCTCCAGGCGGTGTTTGGCTACGCCGACGCCCTCAAGCCCCGCGTCGACGAGGGCACGCAGGAGACGCTCGACCGTATCCTCGCGAACACGGAGTCGGCGGTCGAACTGACGCGATCCGCTCGGGAACTGGCTGAAGTGATGTTACAGGACGATGCGACCGCCGACCCAATCCCGCTCAGGCGAACGCTCCGGGGGCAACTCGACAACGTCCAGCGGGCCCACAGCAACGTCGAAGTGTCGATCGAGGAGTCGATTCCGGGCATCCACGTCCGGGCGAACGAGATGCTCCCGTCGGTGTTTCGGAACCTCCTGACGAACGCGGTCCAGCACAACGACAAGGAGACCGTCGAGATCGATGTCGCCGCGACCGAACGATCGGACTCTGTCGTGGTCGAAGTCGCCGACAACGGCACTGGGATCGACGAGACGCGGAAAGACACGATCACCGACGAGGGCGAAACCGGGCTCGACAGCACCGGTACCGGGATCGGCCTGTATCTCGTCCAGACGCTGCTCGACACCTACGGTGGCGACCTCCGGATCGACGACAACGAGCCCGAAGGGAGCGTCTTCACCGTCGAACTCCCGAAAGCGGAGTCGGCGACCCCCTGA
- a CDS encoding phosphatase PAP2 family protein, with amino-acid sequence MSSALSTLLTRILALDAAMVDLVLAIRHPVVTKLMTSVTGLGSASAVVVFLGLCHVAGWRRELRVGAIAMLCSGVVVVSLMALVQRPFPPQPVCLTDGTGVAPHSFPSGHAAAVTVYALVARESTRLPGGVVAGLAALVAFSRIYLGTHYLSDTVVGVVIGVGAFLAATRALDRDGWPALDGTGLLSLGRRR; translated from the coding sequence ATGAGTAGCGCGCTCTCGACGCTGCTCACACGGATCCTCGCGCTCGACGCGGCGATGGTCGACCTGGTGCTCGCGATCCGTCATCCGGTGGTGACGAAGCTCATGACCTCCGTCACCGGGCTCGGATCGGCGTCGGCGGTCGTCGTCTTCCTCGGGCTCTGTCACGTCGCGGGCTGGCGCCGAGAACTGCGAGTCGGGGCGATAGCGATGCTCTGCTCGGGGGTCGTGGTCGTGTCTCTGATGGCGCTCGTCCAGCGCCCGTTCCCGCCCCAGCCGGTCTGTCTCACCGACGGAACCGGCGTCGCACCACACTCGTTTCCCTCCGGCCACGCGGCCGCGGTGACGGTCTACGCGCTCGTCGCTCGGGAGTCGACACGGCTCCCGGGCGGTGTCGTCGCCGGCCTCGCCGCGCTCGTCGCGTTCTCCCGGATCTATCTCGGAACCCACTACCTGAGCGACACCGTCGTCGGCGTCGTGATCGGCGTCGGCGCGTTCCTGGCCGCGACGCGGGCGCTCGACCGAGACGGCTGGCCCGCTCTCGACGGGACCGGCCTGCTCTCCCTCGGCCGTCGTCGGTGA
- a CDS encoding metal-dependent hydrolase, translated as MLFVTHLAAAALLGRWSRLAPLWLVAGAALPDLVDKPLATVGVVDLFHSVGHTALLAPLAVAVAATGLRGTAVAVGWASHLFLDALHIVINGRPGDALFLAWPLVTPPDPLAIPPGDFFFYYLWSPSFFLECLLWIGVVAIVVSEVRTRRETVTRGD; from the coding sequence GTGCTGTTCGTGACGCATCTCGCCGCAGCCGCCCTCCTCGGCCGGTGGTCACGGCTGGCGCCGCTGTGGCTGGTCGCCGGTGCGGCGCTGCCCGACCTCGTCGACAAACCCCTGGCGACTGTCGGCGTCGTCGACCTCTTTCACTCTGTCGGCCACACCGCGCTGCTCGCTCCCCTCGCTGTCGCCGTCGCCGCCACCGGACTGCGAGGGACGGCGGTCGCCGTCGGGTGGGCCTCGCACCTGTTCCTCGACGCCCTCCACATCGTGATCAACGGCCGACCCGGCGACGCGCTGTTTCTGGCCTGGCCGCTCGTGACCCCGCCGGATCCGCTGGCGATCCCGCCCGGCGATTTCTTCTTCTACTACCTCTGGTCACCGTCGTTCTTCCTCGAATGTCTCCTCTGGATCGGCGTCGTGGCTATCGTCGTCTCCGAAGTCCGAACGCGGCGCGAGACTGTCACGCGCGGGGACTGA
- a CDS encoding cytochrome P450: MQRETAPPSPPSFPVVGHAPSFARDPFGFVSDAVESVGDRFVMDLCGRDIYVLAGPSDIETALLDRESFAKLDDFRIAFGDALLSVEGEQWQRQRHAMEEFFSPRRIRDHAETIRTVTERQVEGWEAGERLELDREMRQLALRNLFEVVLGQSLSAEEFDDLAESAHALNLWFKPTSWALPQWVPTPARYRFRRGAAELREWAESLLADAGSDPAEDSLLSALVSLRDDPSSAFDREEIIDQVVGMLFAGHETTALAMTYALHQLGRNPEPAERVAAEIDAIGAEPSLAEIRDLASLDAVVDETLRLFPPVHGIPRVTTTDVTVGEHTIPADSEVLLAVWNMHRDGRFYDDPAQFRPDRWADTTPRERGYEYVPFGAGPRICIGRHFARLEMKLALVTVLARYRIEAPEPVSVSPQMTAQPSGPVPVVLRRRDGS; encoded by the coding sequence ATGCAGCGTGAGACTGCACCGCCGTCACCGCCGTCGTTCCCGGTCGTCGGCCACGCGCCGTCGTTCGCCAGGGACCCGTTCGGGTTCGTCAGCGACGCGGTCGAGTCGGTCGGTGACCGGTTCGTCATGGACTTGTGCGGTCGTGACATCTACGTCCTCGCCGGCCCGTCGGACATCGAGACGGCGCTGCTGGATCGGGAGTCGTTCGCGAAACTGGACGACTTTCGGATCGCCTTCGGCGACGCCCTGCTGTCGGTAGAGGGCGAGCAGTGGCAGCGACAGCGGCACGCGATGGAGGAGTTTTTCAGCCCGCGGCGGATCCGCGACCACGCCGAGACGATCCGGACAGTGACCGAGCGCCAGGTCGAGGGCTGGGAAGCGGGCGAACGGCTCGAACTCGATCGGGAGATGCGCCAGCTAGCGCTGCGGAACCTCTTCGAGGTAGTCCTGGGACAGTCGCTGTCCGCCGAGGAGTTCGACGACCTCGCCGAGTCGGCCCACGCACTCAATCTCTGGTTCAAACCGACCTCGTGGGCGCTCCCGCAGTGGGTCCCGACGCCGGCCCGGTACCGGTTCCGGCGGGGGGCCGCGGAGCTTCGGGAGTGGGCCGAGTCGCTGCTCGCCGACGCCGGGTCCGATCCGGCCGAGGACAGCCTCCTCTCGGCACTGGTGAGTCTGCGCGACGATCCCTCGTCGGCGTTCGATCGCGAGGAGATCATAGATCAGGTCGTGGGCATGTTGTTCGCCGGCCACGAGACGACCGCGCTGGCGATGACCTACGCGCTCCACCAGCTCGGTCGCAACCCCGAGCCCGCCGAGCGGGTGGCAGCCGAGATCGACGCGATCGGGGCGGAGCCGTCGCTGGCGGAGATACGGGACCTGGCGTCGCTGGACGCCGTAGTCGACGAGACGCTCCGGCTGTTTCCCCCGGTCCATGGCATCCCGCGAGTGACGACCACAGACGTGACCGTGGGCGAGCACACGATTCCAGCGGACAGCGAGGTCCTGCTCGCGGTCTGGAACATGCACCGTGACGGCCGGTTCTACGACGACCCGGCGCAGTTCCGCCCGGACCGCTGGGCCGACACGACGCCCAGAGAGCGGGGCTACGAGTACGTCCCCTTCGGAGCCGGTCCGCGAATCTGTATCGGCCGCCACTTCGCACGCCTGGAGATGAAGCTCGCGCTGGTGACGGTCCTGGCCCGGTATCGGATCGAGGCGCCCGAGCCGGTGAGCGTCTCGCCACAGATGACAGCACAGCCCAGCGGTCCCGTTCCGGTCGTCCTCAGACGACGCGACGGATCGTAG
- a CDS encoding Hsp20/alpha crystallin family protein, whose translation MPAQPSPTPERIDGRTQRAAGRPVPFPVDVEDHGGEFVVSADLPGLRKQDIDISVRKDRLRIVADFGDDDAGPYRRRERRRGEHQRVIRLPDRVDEARVAGAYVDGVLQVTLRKRERPRRVDIE comes from the coding sequence ATGCCAGCACAACCCAGTCCAACACCGGAACGTATCGACGGCCGGACCCAGCGAGCAGCGGGGCGACCCGTCCCGTTCCCGGTCGATGTCGAGGATCACGGCGGGGAGTTCGTCGTCTCGGCGGACCTCCCGGGACTCCGGAAACAGGACATCGACATCAGCGTCCGCAAAGACAGACTCCGCATCGTCGCGGATTTCGGCGACGACGATGCCGGGCCGTACCGACGGCGAGAGCGCCGCCGGGGGGAACACCAGCGCGTCATCCGCCTCCCCGACCGGGTCGACGAGGCACGCGTCGCCGGCGCGTACGTCGACGGCGTCCTGCAGGTAACGCTCCGGAAGCGAGAGCGACCCAGACGCGTCGATATCGAGTGA
- a CDS encoding dienelactone hydrolase family protein: MADQTDRTVSIPAGDARLEGELVVPAAGRGLVVFAHGSGSSRHSPRNTYVAEMLGEHDLGTLLFDLLTEAEDRSRETRFDVDLLTERLLAATDWLRERELTASLQLGYFGSSTGAAAALRAAARRGDDIDAVVSRGGRVDLAAEQLPAVTAPTLFVVGGADTGVLERNREAFARLTCQKDLAVIEGAQHLFEGPGELEAVAGLAADWFERFLS, encoded by the coding sequence ATGGCCGACCAGACCGACCGTACGGTTTCGATCCCGGCCGGGGACGCCCGTCTCGAGGGCGAACTCGTCGTGCCCGCGGCGGGGCGTGGCCTCGTCGTGTTCGCCCACGGGAGCGGCAGCAGCCGACACAGCCCGCGAAACACGTACGTGGCAGAGATGCTCGGCGAACACGACCTCGGGACGTTGCTGTTCGATCTGCTCACCGAAGCGGAAGACCGATCGCGCGAGACGCGGTTCGATGTCGACCTCCTGACCGAGCGACTGCTCGCGGCGACCGACTGGCTCCGCGAGCGCGAGCTGACTGCGTCGCTGCAGCTCGGATACTTCGGGTCGAGCACCGGAGCCGCGGCCGCGCTCCGGGCTGCCGCCCGTCGGGGTGACGACATCGACGCCGTCGTCTCGCGGGGCGGCCGGGTCGATCTCGCGGCCGAGCAGCTCCCGGCGGTGACGGCGCCGACGCTGTTCGTCGTCGGCGGCGCGGACACCGGTGTCCTGGAACGCAACCGCGAGGCCTTCGCCCGCCTCACGTGTCAGAAGGACCTCGCGGTGATCGAGGGCGCCCAGCACCTCTTCGAGGGACCGGGAGAACTGGAGGCGGTCGCCGGCCTCGCGGCCGACTGGTTCGAGCGGTTCCTCTCCTGA
- a CDS encoding Hsp20/alpha crystallin family protein produces the protein MSTSTNPFQELEQLFERMNRQFEESSRSWGADSPLTRWTRGFEEMAVDLIEHDEEFVVTVDLPGYERDEVTIEVTDHTLRIEAEHEEEAAEEGENYLRQERHHESMHRSIRLPDEVDKENVSARMKNGVLSVTLPKLEVEEARRIEIE, from the coding sequence ATGAGTACGTCCACCAATCCCTTTCAGGAGTTGGAACAGTTGTTCGAACGGATGAACCGACAGTTCGAGGAGTCCTCGCGCTCGTGGGGAGCGGATAGTCCGCTCACCCGCTGGACACGGGGGTTCGAGGAGATGGCCGTCGATCTCATCGAACACGACGAGGAGTTCGTCGTGACCGTCGACCTGCCCGGGTACGAGCGCGACGAGGTGACCATCGAGGTGACGGACCACACCCTCCGGATCGAGGCCGAACACGAGGAGGAAGCGGCGGAGGAAGGAGAGAACTACCTCCGCCAGGAGCGTCACCACGAGTCGATGCACCGATCGATCCGGCTCCCCGACGAGGTCGACAAGGAGAACGTGAGCGCCCGGATGAAAAACGGCGTTCTGAGTGTCACACTCCCCAAACTCGAAGTCGAAGAGGCACGCCGAATCGAGATCGAATAG
- a CDS encoding ester cyclase — MDQSSQTAQYRQFPQQWAEEVHGKHNLDFIDDYHAPDWVGHIDGEDLTNSEYKQMQRQLVEGIPAAEFTFEPVVVEGNMVAGHWVMAGDHTGEFLGVKPTGRTLRVTGTYVVRYGEDGTAKETWGTVDRFGMLQQLGIAPTEFTGRELLRTAVNIVRAGV, encoded by the coding sequence ATGGATCAATCGTCACAGACAGCGCAGTATCGACAGTTTCCACAGCAGTGGGCCGAGGAGGTCCACGGGAAGCACAACCTCGATTTCATCGACGACTACCACGCGCCGGATTGGGTCGGCCACATCGACGGCGAGGACCTGACCAACAGCGAGTACAAGCAGATGCAGCGACAGCTCGTCGAGGGGATTCCAGCCGCCGAGTTTACCTTCGAACCGGTCGTCGTCGAAGGCAACATGGTCGCCGGCCACTGGGTGATGGCTGGGGATCACACCGGGGAGTTCCTCGGTGTCAAACCGACCGGACGGACGCTGCGAGTCACCGGGACGTACGTCGTCCGCTACGGCGAGGACGGAACCGCAAAGGAGACGTGGGGGACAGTCGATCGATTCGGGATGCTCCAACAACTCGGGATCGCGCCGACGGAGTTTACCGGCCGCGAGCTCCTTCGGACGGCCGTCAACATCGTTCGCGCCGGCGTATAG